In Brienomyrus brachyistius isolate T26 chromosome 14, BBRACH_0.4, whole genome shotgun sequence, the following proteins share a genomic window:
- the LOC125707242 gene encoding pro-resilin-like, with amino-acid sequence MTATVGAGPSGEQAMERASAGAGTGGEQAMERASAGGGTGGEQAMERASAGGGTGGEQAMERASAGGGTGGEQAMERASAGAGTGGDQAKERASAGAGTGGDQAKERASAGAGTGGDQAMERASAGAGTGGDQAKERASAGAGTGGDQAMERASAGAGTGGDQAMERASAGAGTGGDQAMERASAGAGTGGDQAMERASAGAGTGGDQAMERASAGAGTGGDQAMERAAAGAVGHTCSLALGHSVPSLSITPGLAAALTPGGRPQRPRKATQTEAAHGETTGAIGRAWAMCGGRPRGHHRGHRTRMGHVRRPRTGTPQGPSDAHGPCAEAAHGDTTGTRRAWAMCGGRPRGHHRDQTRMGHVRRPPTGTPQGPSDAHGPCAEAAHGDTTGTRRAWAMRGGRPRGHHRDQTRMGHVRRPPTGTPQGPDAHGPCAEAAHGDTTGTRRAWAMCGGAHGDTTRAIGRAWAMCGGRPRGHHRDQTRMGHVRRPPTGTPQGPSDAHGPCAEAAHGDTTGTRRAWAMCGGRPRGHHRDHRTRMGHVRRPPTVTPQGPDAHGPCAEAAHGDTTGTRRAWAMCGGRPRGHHRDQTRMGHVRRPPTGTPQGPDAHGPCAEAAHGDTTGTIRRAWAMYGGRPQ; translated from the exons ATGACAGCAACGGTAGGAGCAGGACCGAGTGGTGAACAGGCCATGGAGAGAGCGTCCGCGGGGGCCGGTACCGGTGGTGAACAGGCCATGGAGAGAGCGTCCGCGGGGGGCGGTACCGGTGGTGAACAGGCCATGGAGAGAGCGTCCGCGGGGGGCGGTACCGGTGGTGAACAGGCCATGGAGAGAGCGTCCGCGGGGGGCGGTACCGGTGGTGAACAGGCCATGGAGAGAGCGTCCGCGGGGGCCGGTACCGGTGGAGACCAGGCCAAGGAGAGAGCGTCCGCGGGGGCCGGTACCGGTGGAGACCAGGCCAAGGAGAGAGCGTCCGCGGGGGCCGGTACCGGTGGAGACCAGGCCATGGAGAGAGCGTCCGCGGGGGCCGGTACCGGTGGAGACCAGGCCAAGGAGAGAGCATCCGCGGGGGCCGGTACCGGTGGAGACCAGGCCATGGAGAGAGCGTCCGCGGGGGCCGGTACCGGTGGAGACCAGGCCATGGAGAGAGCGTCCGCGGGGGCCGGTACCGGTGGAGACCAGGCCATGGAGAGAGCGTCCGCGGGGGCCGGTACCGGTGGAGACCAGGCCATGGAGAGAGCGTCCGCGGGGGCCGGTACCGGTGGAGACCAGGCCATGGAGAGAGCGTCCGCGGGGGCCGGTACCGGTGGAGACCAGGCCATGGAGAGAGCGGCTGCGGGGGCTG TTGGACACACTTGCTCCCTGGCTCTGGGTCACTCAGTCCCCAGCCTCTCCATCACTCCAGGGCTTGCAGCTGCCCTGACCCCCGGCGGCAGGCCACAGCGGCCCC GAAAGGCCACACAGACTGAGGCCGCCCACGGCGAAACCACAGGGGCCATCGGACGCGCATGGGCCATGTGCGGAGGCCGCCCACGGGGACACCACAGGGGCCATCGGACGCGCATGGGCCATGTGCGGAGGCCGCGCACGGGGACACCACAGGGGCCATCGGACGCGCATGGGCCATGTGCGGAGGCCGCGCACGGGGACACCACAGGGACCAGACGCGCATGGGCCATGTGCGGAGGCCGCCCACGGGGACACCACAGGGACCAGACGCGCATGGGCCATGTGCGGAGGCCGCCCACGGGGACACCACAGGGGCCATCGGACGCGCATGGGCCATGTGCGGAGGCCGCGCACGGGGACACCACAGGGACCAGACGCGCATGGGCCATGCGCGGAGGCCGCCCACGGGGACACCACAGGGACCAGACGCGCATGGGCCATGTGCGGAGGCCGCCCACGGGGACACCACAGGGACCAGACGCGCATGGGCCATGTGCGGAGGCCGCCCACGGGGACACCACAGGGACCAGACGCGCATGGGCCATGTGCGGAGGAGCCCACGGGGACACCACAAGGGCCATCGGACGCGCATGGGCCATGTGCGGAGGCCGCCCACGGGGACACCACAGGGACCAGACGCGCATGGGCCATGTGCGGAGGCCGCCCACGGGGACACCACAGGGACCATCGGACGCGCATGGGCCATGTGCGGAGGCCGCCCACGGTGACACCACAGGGACCAGACGCGCATGGGCCATGTGCGGAGGCCGCCCACGGGGACACCACAGGGACCATCGGACGCGCATGGGCCATGTGCGGAGGCCGCCCACGGTGACACCACAGGGACCAGACGCGCATGGGCCATGTGCGGAGGCCGCCCACGGTGACACCACAGGGACCAGACGCGCATGGGCCATGTGCGGAGGCCGCCCACGGGGACACCACAGGGACCAGACGCGCATGGGCCATGTGCGGAGGCCGCCCACGGGGACACCACAGGGACCAGACGCGCATGGGCCATGTGCGGAGGCCGCCCACGGGGACACCACAGGGACCATCAGACGCGCATGGGCCATGTACGGAGGCCGCCCACAGTGA